Within Acidimicrobiales bacterium, the genomic segment ACGAGTCTCCTCAGGTGATCCCGGTTCATCACTGCTTCGAAAACACGCTCCACACCGGCCAGTTCTGCGGCGAGCACCCCGACCCGATGAACCATCACGTGATCGGGATGTCCGTATCCGCCCTCGGAGTCGTAGATGGTGAAAGCCACCTCACCTCCGGCGAGCTCCATCTCCTCCTCGAGGATCACGGCCAGACGCCTCGCCGCGTGACGGACGTCGGCGTTGGCGAAGGACCACGGGTCGGAGTTCGTGGGAGAGCCGGCCATCCCAGAGTCGACCCATCCGAGGAGCTCTATTCGATCGACGCCGAGTATCGCGGCGGCTTCCCAAGCCTCCTGGAGCCTTCTGAGCCCCAGCTGTTCGCCCGGGGCGAGCATCCCTTCGGGTACTTCGCCCCGCTCACCGCGCGTGGCGAAGACCAAGACGACGCGACGGCCTTCGGCATGAGCGCGAGCCATCGTCCCGCCGGTTGCGATCGCCTCGTCATCGGGGTGGGCGTGGAAGCAGACGAGGGTTCCGAGACCCACGACGCTCAGACCACCGCGCCCGACGACCGCAACCTCTCGATCTCGTCGCCTTCGATCCCCCAGTCGCTCAGAGCTTCGTCTGTGTGCTCACCGATGCGGGGCGGGGGCATCCTGATCGACCCCGGGGTACGGGAGAACCTGGGGGCGGGAGCCGGTTGCCTCACACCCGCCACTTCCACGAACGTCTGGCGGGCCCGGTTGTGGGGATGGTCCGGCGCCTCCTCCCATGAGAGCACCGGGGCGAAACACGCATCCGTCCCTTCCAGGATCTCGCACCACTCGTCGCGGGTACGGGTCATGAACACCTTGCGCAACCTCTCTCTCATCTGTGGCCAGGTCGTCTTGTCGTATTGCGCCGGAATCTGGCCCGTTTCCTCTGCCAGGCCCGTGAGCTCGACCAGCTTCGCGAAGAACTGCGGCTCCAGAGCACCCACTGCCACGTACTCGCCGTCGGCGCATTCGTAGGTGTCG encodes:
- a CDS encoding GlcNAc-PI de-N-acetylase codes for the protein MGLGTLVCFHAHPDDEAIATGGTMARAHAEGRRVVLVFATRGERGEVPEGMLAPGEQLGLRRLQEAWEAAAILGVDRIELLGWVDSGMAGSPTNSDPWSFANADVRHAARRLAVILEEEMELAGGEVAFTIYDSEGGYGHPDHVMVHRVGVLAAELAGVERVFEAVMNRDHLRRLVEAAPPEWRAAGTPDPSRLPGLAESEITHAVDVRPWLADKRRAMEAHASQITPDSLFLSLPEEAFEAAFGTEWFVRRPRPARRTSGMETWLF